In Columba livia isolate bColLiv1 breed racing homer chromosome 16, bColLiv1.pat.W.v2, whole genome shotgun sequence, the DNA window CAAGGGGAGAAGGAATCAccccaaagcagctgctgaatttaTCTTCCTGCATCCTGAAGGGTGGGGAGCAATGGCCAGGACTGGGGGTTGCTGGTTTTGTCACTCCTCTGCACCCCTCACTTGTCATCGCTGCCTCCCTGCACTCTAGGAGGGTGGGAAGTCTCTACTGCACTCCCCGAGCTCCCGTCCCGGCTCCTCGCTGAGCGTTTTTAACCGCCGGCTGTGCTTCCTCCCGTGCTAAGGACACAGAGCCTGGTGCCAGGCTCGGCTGCCTGGAAATGCTGTAAGTGGTGTGCTTTCTCCTGGAATTCGGTCCCAGTTGTTTAATAAGCCACTTCAGGGAAGTCATTCCCAGTTTTGTGGTAAAATCGCGTGGCCTTTTCTTCCCAGTGGAGGAGGCTTCCTGAAAGCAATCCTTAGACTTTGGACAGGGTGTCCTCATGGAAGCAGCACTCTCCTTTGGCGTCCCTGAGGATTATACCCTCAGCTCTCTGCTGAATCACCTTTGGGGAGAGATCTCTGTGCAGTAGCATGTGGAAGGTCTTCCCTGCCCTTTCCAGGGCGCAGCACGGCTCTACTGGGAAGCGTGTGGCCACGAAGGAAGCTGAAGAGCCCGATGGGATTTGTACCAGTTGTACACGGATTTGCTCATCTCCTCGCACGTGCTTCTGCTCTGAGGTGGTGCCTCCGTCCATGGATTCCCAGACTTGCGGCGTGTCAGGCTTTGCTTCGTGTTACACTGCCATAGCTCCTGCTGAGCTGTGGGAGAAGGAGTGTGAGGAGAAGCTTCCTCACTCTTTTGGAGCTGGGACCAGCCTTTATGGAGCGGGGAGCACAGAGTGGGTGCAGGTTTTACAAACAAACCCTCCAGGTCCCCCACAAAGGGCAGGATGGATGGTGTCTGCCTGGACTCAGACCTCAGAAGGGAACTTCTTGCTCCTGGCTTCTCTGAGTGAAAGGCCAAGCCCCAGAGGCAGACACGTCTGGGATGGCAGCGAACCCCCTGAGATGCGGCTCAGGACAGGCAGATACCGGCAGCGAGTGGAGCCACCGGCTCCTTCCTCCTCGCTCGTGCTTTGGCTGCAGTGCAGTGTTGCATATTTggaaggagctgagctgctctctgcctgcCCAGACCTGACGCCCAGAGCAGGGGGGGCTGGAAGGGATTTTTGGGGGGCTTTTTCCTGCAAACGGGAGATGATAGAAATGCCCCAGTGCCAGGATGGGGACTCAGTGCCGTGCTGTCTCTCAGCGATGCAGAGACGTGAAGGGCTGTCGGGCTCCTTTCCTGGCAGATGCTGCGTGTGGATTGGGCTTCCCATCCTTGCCCTGTTGCTGTGGGACAGCTCAAATATCCCCGGTCACCTGAGGCTGCGCTGGCTTTTCTTCAAAGCCCCAGGACTTGTCCCTCGGAGGGTCCGGCTGCCCCCTCGCCGTGCCCCCCGCCAGCTCGGATGTCAGCACTTGGGTTTCCCCGCGCTGCTGGAGCCAGCTCAGGGCTGCCGGGACGCGCTGGCGAGAGTGGACGCTTGTGCTGCTTCAGTCTGGCTTTTGCATGAAGGCACCTGAGCCTGGGGGCAAGTGTGGGCTGGAAGAAACACTGAATAAAAGCCCAGCGGCCCCCCAGCTAGCGGGGGTTGTGCCTGTGCCATGGGGAGTGCAGAGGGCATCCTTCTGAGGGTGCCCCAAGCCGTTTGTGCCAAGGCAAGGATGTGGCTCCTGCCTCTAGCTCCTCTCCAAAGAGCAGGGCACATCCCTTCCTGCTCCCCTTGATTCTTGGTGGGTGAGGGCTTAACCTTAATGTATGGGGGACCCTGTTGGGGTGGAGAACTTAGGGACAGACCCTACAAAACTACAAAAGTCCCTGCCACACCTGTGTGCCACATAcctggctgctggcactggAGAGAGCACAGTGTGTGCCATGTGCAGTGGAGCTGGAGTGGATTCTCAAGGGCTTTATTCCAAGAGGGGACAGTCAGGCTGGCAGGATGTCCCCTGGGAGAGGAGACAGTGGCTCTCCATCCTGCACACGCTGCGTCAGCAGAGGAGGGAACAGGTCTGAGGGAGAGGAGCTGAAGGCAAAGCCTGGAGTGTCCCTTCATCCCTCATCCCTTCATCCCTCATCCCTGGCTTCCCTCCCTGGTTGACACTGACCCTTCCCCGCACAGATTCTCCCCCGGGTGCTCTCCTGCACTGTTCTGCTCCTCCTGTTCGTtgctgtgctgagcagagggaagaggtgCAGCATCACCAAAATCCTCCGGCAGTACCGCGCCGTCATCTTCCATGAGATCCAGAACTTGGTGAGTGGTGGGGCAGGGTTGCCCAGGACCCTGGTCCCCTTCTGGATGCAGCCCCGCTGTGGGATGTGGGAGGGGAGGGATGAGCTTTGAAGTTTAATAAGGGGCTGGCCGCTTTGCTGGCATTACTGGGGAGAGCGCTGTGTTTGAACTGGGGATTCCTGCCCCGCGTGGGAAGCACCGATGCTCTGAGGTGCCTGATCTTctccttgttttatttctccagaAAAACCTGAGCAGGTCAGAGGACAGGAGCGGGAGGGCTGGGCCAGCTTGTCGTTCAAACAAGGTGAGCACTAAGAGACCCAGAGCTGCGGTGGTGTGTGGGCTGAGCCCCTGGGGAGCCATCAAGCCGCCCTGCCACTGGGACCATGTGCTTCTCCGCTCTCCAGGACCAGAAGATCCTACTCTCCATCTACAACATCAGCATGTCCCTGAGGGAGGTGGCCGGCACCCTGCACGGCCCTGAGGAGCTGGCGGTGTGGAAGGTGGCCAGAAACACTGACTTCGTGCTTAGGGAGAACTGCAGGAAAATCAGCAAGGTGGGAGCTCTGTCCCTTCCCAGTCACCCCAGTGGCTCCCAGTTCCCCACCTCAGGCCGTGGGCAGAACCTGCCCTGTTGCTGCCGATGAGAGGTCTCCAGGCTCTGCCCGCAGCATCACAGGGGGGTGAGGGTCTGTGCTGGGTTGGTGGCTGGGGGATGCTGATGGCACAGTCCAGTGAGCTTTaggtgggctggggagggaaaatCAGCTGGGACAGCGTGGGACAGGTTGAGGGGTTTTGCCACCAGCTCCCAAGCGGGTTTGTTCGCCTGTGCCACAATGCCATAGCTGATGGGAACACGGAGCCTCGTCCCCACGGAATGTTTGCCCCGTGGGTTGGCTCGCCCAGTCCTGCTCTCACTCCTGGGTGCTCATTGGCAAGAACTGGGATTTCTCTGCAAAGGGCTGATCTGGGCTCCCCGGTATCCCTGGGGCCCTGCTGGGATCCCCTAAAGCAGCGCCAGCAACTCATTAACCATCGGGGAGAACCCGGGCAGCCAAGTGCCggctccccagctctgcccgaTGCTGGGGGTGTCGTGGTGCTGGGGGTGTTCTTCAACTGGGACCAACCCTGCTGGGGTTTACTGGTGTgggatggagctgctgctggtctccaagctgcctgcagagctgaccTGCCCATCTGCCCTGTCCGTGGATGTGCTGTGGGGTGCATGCTGCTGGCTTGGGGGGTGACAGGCACCTCTGGGGACCCCCGGGGATCCAAGAGCATCCTTGGCATGGCCTCGGGCAGTTCAGCCACCCCAGCCTGCAGCTTTGCCACACAAAGCTCACATACACGAGCTGTGATGTCCCAGGGTACATTCTCAGTGCCAGGTTTTGGCTTTCATCCCCCTGACTAATGCCCATGTGGTGTGGGGGGTGGTGTTTCTGCTCCCTCGGCACGCTGACCACAGAGCCCACCGCCCATCCCGGCACAGCCCCGGCGCGGGGGACACGGCCGCAGGAGGAAGCAGCTGCGGGAGATCAGGAGGAAGGTGGAGAGGTTGGCGACCTGCTGGGAGAAGCTCTATGCCCTGCACGCCCTCCGCTGTGCCCCCCGGGACTCCTAGGGACACCGCGCCGGAGGAATGCACTGCTCGGCACCGTGGCTGCCGGTGTCTCGCTTGGAAACCTGGGAAAACCTCAACCCTGAAGGCAGCAGAGTTTCTATCGGTGGGTGCCTGGTTGAATTTATCCTCCTGATTGAAGCGGTACCCAGGGAGCAGCCCCATCGCCCGTGGtgggggctggagggctggCCTGTCCTGGGATGGCTGTGGCAGAAAGCTGGAACACCTGAAACGTGAGGGAGAAGAACggaaagagctgaaaaaagGAGGTGAAGTGTTGGATTTCTGTGATGCTCTTGGCCCT includes these proteins:
- the C16H20orf204 gene encoding uncharacterized protein C20orf204 homolog isoform X2, with the translated sequence MPGPRSPRGPGLGCGRCGRRVPSPPTVEPSSNRGPRRAGTRRRGRAGLPGSRRRVRTGGPRLPWGSMILPRVLSCTVLLLLFVAVLSRGKRCSITKILRQYRAVIFHEIQNLKNLSRSEDRSGRAGPACRSNKDQKILLSIYNISMSLREVAGTLHGPEELAVWKVARNTDFVLRENCRKISKSPPPIPAQPRRGGHGRRRKQLREIRRKVERLATCWEKLYALHALRCAPRDS
- the C16H20orf204 gene encoding uncharacterized protein C20orf204 homolog isoform X1, whose translation is MPGPRSPRGPGLGCGRCGRRVPSPPTVEPSSNRGPRRAGTRRRGRAGLPGSRRRVRTGGPRLPWGSMILPRVLSCTVLLLLFVAVLSRGKRCSITKILRQYRAVIFHEIQNLKNLSRSEDRSGRAGPACRSNKDQKILLSIYNISMSLREVAGTLHGPEELAVWKVARNTDFVLRENCRKISKPRRGGHGRRRKQLREIRRKVERLATCWEKLYALHALRCAPRDS